Proteins from a genomic interval of Arvicola amphibius chromosome 14, mArvAmp1.2, whole genome shotgun sequence:
- the Nhlh2 gene encoding helix-loop-helix protein 2 has product MMLSPDQAADSDHPSSTHSDPESLGGADVKVLGSVSDLEPVEEADGDSKGGSRAALYPHPQQLSREEKRRRRRATAKYRSAHATRERIRVEAFNLAFAELRKLLPTLPPDKKLSKIEILRLAICYISYLNHVLDV; this is encoded by the coding sequence ATGATGCTGAGTCCGGACCAAGCCGCCGACTCAGATCACCCCAGCTCGACGCACTCGGACCCGGAGTCTCTGGGCGGCGCAGATGTCAAGGTGCTGGGCAGCGTGTCGGACCTGGAGCCGGTGGAGGAGGCCGACGGCGACAGCAAGGGCGGCAGCCGGGCCGCGCTCTACCCGCACCCGCAGCAGCTGAGCCGGGAGGAGAAGCGCCGCCGCCGGCGCGCCACGGCCAAGTACCGCTCGGCCCACGCCACCCGCGAGCGCATCCGCGTGGAGGCCTTCAACCTGGCCTTCGCCGAGCTCCGCAAGCTGCTGCCCACGCTGCCCCCGGACAAGAAGCTCTCCAAGATCGAGATATTGCGCCTGGCCATCTGCTACATCTCCTATCTCAACCATGTCCTGGACGTGTAG